The following are encoded together in the Pectobacterium punjabense genome:
- the rtcR gene encoding RNA repair transcriptional activator RtcR, whose protein sequence is MKRRVVIGVLGTKLDRRGKRENRWTKWRPTVGLCQQPDFPVDRLELLHQSRNEGMAQQVAEDIAVVSPATQVTLQTVELNDPWNLEEVYSAFLDFASRYPFDTENEEYFVHITTGTHVVQICWFLLTEARYLPAKLLQTAPGEKADRPAPQGIYAVIDLDLSRYATLTSRFQHEQERSVSFLKSGIETRNNTFNALIDQIERVALRSTAPMLLTGPTGAGKSFLAQRIYQLRQSRHLVSGRFVAVNCATLRGDNAMSTLFGHVKGAFTGALQARTGLLREADGGMLFLDEIAELGLDEQAMLLKAIEEKRFLPFGSDKEVSSDFQLIAGTHRNLHEWIAQGKFREDLYARINMWTFPLPGLAERREDIEPNIDYELQRFARDHQTQIRFDKDARQRYLTFACSSLAAWRGNFRELGSSIARMATLAEQGRITVALVEEEVARLQASWRSDAPATALPPELANIDLFEQRQLETVLNVCRTTNSLSEAGRQLFAVSRQQKQKPNDADRLRKYLARFGLSWEGLKRV, encoded by the coding sequence ATGAAGCGTCGTGTCGTCATTGGTGTTCTGGGAACCAAGCTGGATAGGCGGGGTAAACGGGAGAATCGCTGGACGAAATGGCGGCCTACCGTCGGCCTGTGTCAGCAGCCCGATTTTCCGGTCGACCGTCTGGAACTGCTGCATCAATCGCGCAACGAGGGAATGGCACAACAGGTGGCAGAGGATATCGCTGTGGTATCACCCGCCACGCAGGTCACGCTTCAGACCGTTGAGTTAAACGATCCGTGGAATCTGGAAGAGGTCTACAGCGCCTTTCTGGACTTTGCGAGCCGCTACCCGTTCGATACCGAGAACGAAGAGTATTTCGTTCACATCACCACCGGCACCCACGTCGTACAGATTTGCTGGTTCCTGCTGACCGAAGCCCGCTATCTGCCCGCCAAGCTGCTGCAAACCGCGCCGGGGGAGAAAGCGGATCGTCCGGCACCGCAGGGCATCTATGCCGTTATCGATCTGGATCTCAGCCGCTACGCGACCCTCACCAGCCGCTTCCAGCATGAGCAGGAGCGCTCCGTCTCGTTCCTGAAATCAGGCATCGAAACGCGCAACAACACGTTCAACGCGCTGATCGACCAGATTGAACGCGTCGCACTACGCTCTACCGCGCCGATGCTGCTGACTGGGCCGACGGGCGCGGGGAAATCCTTTCTGGCCCAACGCATCTATCAGTTACGTCAATCTCGCCATCTGGTCAGCGGTAGGTTTGTTGCGGTTAACTGTGCCACGCTGCGCGGCGATAATGCGATGTCGACACTGTTCGGTCATGTGAAAGGCGCGTTTACCGGTGCGTTACAAGCAAGAACGGGGCTCCTACGTGAAGCGGACGGCGGGATGCTGTTTTTGGATGAAATCGCCGAACTCGGGCTGGATGAACAGGCGATGCTGCTCAAGGCCATTGAAGAAAAACGCTTTTTACCGTTTGGTTCGGATAAAGAAGTCAGCAGCGATTTCCAACTGATTGCCGGTACGCACCGCAACCTGCACGAGTGGATTGCACAGGGTAAATTTCGTGAAGATCTCTACGCCCGTATCAATATGTGGACCTTTCCCTTGCCGGGCTTGGCGGAACGTCGGGAAGATATAGAACCGAACATTGACTACGAACTCCAGCGCTTCGCACGCGATCACCAAACACAGATCCGCTTCGATAAAGACGCTCGACAACGCTACCTCACCTTTGCCTGCTCATCGCTGGCCGCGTGGCGCGGCAACTTCCGCGAACTCGGCTCTTCCATCGCCCGCATGGCGACGCTGGCGGAACAAGGGCGTATCACCGTTGCACTGGTCGAGGAAGAAGTTGCTCGCCTGCAAGCCAGTTGGCGAAGTGATGCGCCAGCAACCGCGCTACCGCCAGAACTCGCCAACATCGATCTGTTTGAACAGCGCCAGCTTGAAACCGTGCTCAACGTCTGTCGTACCACCAATTCGCTCTCCGAAGCCGGTCGCCAGCTGTTCGCCGTCTCACGCCAGCAAAAACAGAAGCCCAACGACGCTGACCGACTGCGTAAATATCTGGCGCGTTTTGGGCTGAGCTGGGAGGGGTTGAAGCGGGTATAA
- a CDS encoding RtcB family protein: MEEMKTQDYDMMSPVNSAPVKMWTQGVPVEPEARDQLLNTAKMPFIFKHLAVMPDVHLGKGSTIGSVIPTRGAIIPAAVGVDIGCGMIAVRTSLVASDLPDNLLGLRSAIEQAVPHGRSVTRSKRDVGSWQNPPQTVDTHWSLLEPRFKRLTDKYPQLLKTNNYQHLGTLGTGNHFIEICLDEVDRVWVMLHSGSRGVGNAIGSLFIKLAQEDMQQHIANLPDRNLAYFEEGSLHFDDYIEAVEWAQDFARHNREVMMSHTLAALSRIVTKPFTTQQEGVNCHHNYVQRETHFGESVLITRKGAVSAQKGQMGIIPGSMGAKSFIVRGLGNEESFCSCSHGAGRTMSRTAAKKRFTVQDQIRATAHVECRKDSDVIDEIPMAYKDIDKVMAAQSSLVEIVHTLRQVVCVKG; encoded by the coding sequence ATGGAAGAGATGAAAACGCAGGATTACGACATGATGTCACCCGTGAATAGCGCACCGGTAAAAATGTGGACACAGGGCGTGCCTGTGGAACCGGAAGCTCGCGATCAACTGCTGAATACGGCCAAAATGCCGTTCATTTTTAAACATCTGGCGGTGATGCCGGATGTGCATCTGGGAAAAGGATCGACGATTGGTAGCGTGATCCCGACGCGTGGCGCGATTATCCCGGCGGCGGTCGGCGTAGATATCGGTTGTGGGATGATCGCGGTACGTACGTCACTGGTTGCCAGCGACCTGCCGGATAACCTGCTGGGGCTGCGTAGCGCGATTGAACAGGCGGTGCCGCACGGGCGTAGCGTCACGCGTTCCAAACGTGATGTCGGTTCCTGGCAGAACCCGCCGCAGACGGTGGATACACACTGGTCGCTGTTGGAACCGCGTTTTAAGCGTTTGACGGATAAATATCCGCAGTTGCTGAAAACCAACAACTATCAGCATCTGGGAACGTTAGGAACGGGTAACCACTTTATTGAAATCTGTCTGGATGAAGTGGATCGCGTGTGGGTGATGTTGCACAGCGGGTCGCGTGGTGTAGGGAACGCGATAGGGTCGTTGTTCATCAAGCTGGCACAGGAAGATATGCAGCAGCACATTGCGAATCTGCCGGACCGTAATCTGGCGTATTTCGAGGAAGGAAGCCTGCACTTTGATGATTACATCGAAGCGGTTGAATGGGCACAGGATTTTGCGCGTCATAACCGTGAAGTGATGATGTCGCATACGCTGGCGGCGTTGTCCCGTATTGTGACGAAGCCGTTTACCACTCAGCAGGAAGGCGTGAACTGCCACCATAACTACGTGCAGCGCGAAACGCACTTTGGTGAATCGGTGCTGATCACCCGTAAAGGGGCGGTGTCGGCGCAGAAAGGTCAGATGGGGATCATTCCGGGGTCGATGGGGGCGAAGAGCTTCATTGTGCGCGGATTGGGGAACGAAGAGAGCTTCTGTTCCTGTAGCCACGGTGCGGGAAGAACGATGAGCCGTACCGCCGCGAAAAAACGTTTTACCGTGCAAGATCAGATCCGCGCGACCGCACACGTTGAGTGCAGAAAAGACAGCGACGTTATCGATGAAATCCCGATGGCGTACAAAGATATCGATAAGGTGATGGCGGCGCAGTCATCGCTGGTGGAAATTGTGCACACGCTGCGTCAGGTGGTGTGCGTGAAAGGATAA
- a CDS encoding nucleotidyltransferase domain-containing protein has protein sequence MMEKDYRVDAAMRTRIKLVLQDVEERYQVKVLYACESGSRGWGFASPDSDYDVRFLYVHRPEWYLRVEAQRDVIELPIDDELDVCGWEWRKALGLLKRANPTLIEWLDSPVVYQEDRDATAELRAAVPTWFSPSKARWHYLSMARKNFRGYLQDETVRLKKYFYVLRPLLAVRWIEAGKGMPPMRFSQLLAGTVNDPRLLAEVHQLLEIKQRSGEAEYGPRREVIHAFITQMLNDADSLVVLPDSKSDDDTMLDALLYRTVMA, from the coding sequence ATGATGGAAAAGGATTATCGCGTCGATGCGGCTATGCGGACGCGGATAAAATTAGTCTTACAGGATGTGGAAGAACGTTATCAGGTGAAGGTGCTGTATGCCTGTGAGTCGGGGAGCCGTGGCTGGGGATTTGCCTCCCCAGATAGCGACTACGACGTGCGCTTTCTCTACGTGCATCGGCCGGAGTGGTATTTACGTGTCGAAGCACAGCGCGATGTGATAGAGCTGCCTATCGATGATGAGCTGGACGTCTGCGGTTGGGAATGGCGTAAAGCACTTGGTCTGCTCAAACGGGCTAACCCGACGCTGATCGAATGGCTGGATTCGCCCGTAGTCTATCAGGAAGATCGGGATGCTACGGCTGAACTGCGGGCGGCGGTGCCGACGTGGTTCTCGCCATCCAAGGCTCGCTGGCACTATCTGTCGATGGCGCGTAAAAACTTTCGCGGTTATTTGCAAGACGAGACGGTACGCCTCAAAAAATATTTCTATGTGCTACGCCCACTGCTGGCGGTGCGCTGGATAGAAGCGGGTAAAGGCATGCCGCCGATGCGCTTTTCGCAGTTGCTTGCGGGAACGGTAAACGATCCGCGCCTGTTGGCTGAAGTTCATCAACTGTTGGAGATAAAGCAACGGTCAGGTGAGGCGGAATACGGCCCTCGACGGGAAGTGATCCACGCGTTTATCACGCAGATGCTGAACGATGCCGATAGCCTCGTGGTATTGCCAGACAGTAAGTCCGATGACGACACGATGCTGGATGCGCTGCTGTACCGGACGGTGATGGCGTAA
- a CDS encoding LysR family transcriptional regulator: MVKRTVSANKSIDMYAVYVFVTMAEAGSMTAAATRLGLTPSAISQTIRLLEEDFGVKLVNRARRPFVLTPYGIALKNRGEILTEEIANLKAQVLEAGKGIKPDLRIGLVDSFAITCGSVFTKSLMKSSSQLLIRTGLSPQQGEALMRRELDMIVTSDPLIDSDSVVRHQLFSEGYFIITPPDYRKRIKTVEDIRELSTALPLVRFNRNSQIGMQIERYLRRIDVRVPNMLEFDNADTLTSMVAAGIGWAVTTPLSFLQSVAHSREVLTHMPEQLNIKRSLYIVGHRDEYSAFFEEACDVTHDIIKTVFIPKLKTLNRGIEKLVEINPDNTE; encoded by the coding sequence ATGGTTAAACGCACAGTGTCCGCCAATAAATCGATCGATATGTACGCCGTCTATGTTTTTGTGACGATGGCGGAAGCAGGAAGCATGACGGCAGCCGCCACGCGGCTAGGCCTGACGCCTTCTGCCATTTCGCAAACGATCCGGTTATTGGAAGAAGATTTCGGCGTCAAATTGGTAAACCGGGCTCGTCGCCCCTTTGTCCTGACGCCTTACGGCATTGCGTTGAAAAACCGTGGAGAAATCCTGACGGAGGAGATTGCGAACCTGAAGGCGCAGGTGTTGGAAGCGGGAAAAGGGATTAAACCTGACTTGCGTATCGGCCTGGTGGATTCGTTTGCCATCACCTGTGGTTCGGTGTTTACCAAGAGTTTGATGAAGAGTTCATCGCAGTTGCTGATTCGTACCGGGCTCAGTCCGCAGCAGGGTGAAGCGTTAATGCGCCGCGAGCTGGATATGATCGTCACCAGCGACCCGTTGATCGACAGCGATAGCGTAGTGCGTCATCAGCTGTTTTCCGAAGGCTATTTCATTATCACGCCACCGGATTACCGCAAGCGCATCAAAACGGTTGAGGACATCCGCGAGCTTTCCACCGCGCTGCCGCTGGTGCGCTTTAACCGGAACTCGCAGATTGGGATGCAGATTGAGCGTTACCTCCGACGCATCGATGTCCGCGTACCAAACATGCTCGAATTTGATAATGCGGATACCTTAACCTCGATGGTGGCGGCAGGTATCGGTTGGGCGGTAACCACCCCGCTCAGTTTCCTGCAATCCGTTGCACACTCCCGCGAGGTGCTAACGCATATGCCGGAACAGCTGAATATTAAGCGTTCGCTGTATATTGTCGGGCACCGTGATGAATACAGCGCGTTCTTTGAAGAAGCGTGCGATGTCACACATGACATTATTAAAACCGTATTTATTCCGAAATTGAAAACGCTGAACCGCGGAATAGAAAAGCTGGTTGAGATCAACCCAGATAATACGGAATAA
- a CDS encoding HNH endonuclease, protein MAATNHWTRDQLLIAFTLYSQLPFGRLHSRNPDIIHYAGLINRTPSALAMKLVNLASLDPFIIDSGRTGLRGASNADRALWKEMGNNPELFEQQCQQAMVSLETGAAEATAVPAPFQANDSEIPDYHGGERLTQVKTRIGQQLFRKRVLSNYGERCCVTGLEEPALLVASHIQPWKTAAEYRLDPSNGLCLSNLHDKAFDMGLISFNDSLEMLLSPRIKKLKSAVSDVNFAQYEGKQIHLPDAYPPDLSQMAYHREHIFLGQG, encoded by the coding sequence ATGGCTGCTACCAACCATTGGACGCGAGATCAGCTACTGATCGCCTTCACCCTGTACAGTCAGCTACCGTTTGGCAGGCTGCATTCGCGTAACCCCGATATCATTCACTATGCTGGGTTGATTAACCGCACGCCTTCCGCACTGGCGATGAAGCTAGTTAATCTGGCTAGTCTCGATCCGTTTATTATCGATTCTGGACGCACCGGTTTGCGTGGCGCGTCCAACGCTGACCGCGCGCTGTGGAAGGAGATGGGCAACAATCCTGAGTTATTTGAACAGCAGTGCCAGCAGGCGATGGTATCGCTCGAAACAGGAGCGGCGGAAGCGACAGCAGTACCAGCACCGTTCCAAGCCAACGACAGCGAAATCCCTGATTATCACGGCGGAGAACGCCTTACACAGGTAAAAACGCGCATTGGTCAGCAGCTATTCCGCAAACGCGTACTCAGCAACTACGGCGAACGCTGCTGCGTGACTGGATTGGAAGAGCCCGCGCTACTGGTCGCCAGCCATATTCAACCGTGGAAAACAGCGGCAGAATATCGCCTCGATCCCAGCAACGGTCTCTGTCTGTCCAACCTGCACGACAAAGCCTTTGATATGGGACTCATCAGCTTCAATGATTCGCTGGAAATGCTGCTTTCTCCACGCATCAAAAAGCTGAAAAGCGCCGTCAGTGACGTCAACTTTGCCCAGTACGAAGGTAAGCAAATTCACCTGCCAGACGCCTACCCGCCCGACCTGTCACAAATGGCGTACCACCGTGAGCATATCTTTTTGGGGCAGGGGTAA
- a CDS encoding DUF1615 domain-containing protein, translating to MPRSSIPLFRPLCALALLVLAGCSSKTATLPESRPEDVRAQVLKLLPDNVKDRQGWATDIATAFTTQGLDPSNENLCSVLAVTEQESTFNADPQVPNLSKIAWQEIDRRAEKVHVPAFLVRTALLIKSPNGKSYSERLDKVRTEKELSAIFDDFIDMVPMGQTLFGRLNPVHTGGPMQVSIAFAEANVRGYPYTMDGTLRQEVFSRRGGMYFGIKHLLNYPANYPQSIYRFADFNAGRYASRNAAFQRAVSRLTGIKLALDGDLINYRSDKASATELAVRALGKRLDMSESAIRRALEKGNSLDFEDTSLYERVFALVDKSGTKAPRAILPGITLESPKITRKLTTAWFAQRVDERRQRCLVRAK from the coding sequence ATGCCCCGTTCTTCTATTCCCTTGTTTCGTCCCCTATGCGCATTGGCTCTGCTGGTGCTGGCGGGCTGTTCTAGCAAGACCGCGACGCTGCCGGAATCGCGGCCTGAGGATGTTCGTGCTCAGGTACTCAAGCTGCTGCCGGACAACGTGAAAGATCGTCAGGGTTGGGCGACCGACATCGCCACGGCGTTCACCACGCAGGGACTCGATCCCAGCAATGAAAACCTGTGTTCGGTACTGGCCGTAACCGAACAAGAGTCGACGTTTAATGCCGATCCGCAGGTGCCGAATTTGTCGAAAATAGCCTGGCAGGAGATTGACCGCCGTGCAGAGAAAGTTCATGTACCGGCGTTTCTCGTGCGTACCGCACTGCTCATCAAATCCCCTAACGGAAAAAGCTACAGCGAGCGGCTCGATAAAGTGCGTACAGAAAAAGAGCTCAGCGCGATCTTTGATGATTTCATCGACATGGTACCGATGGGGCAGACGCTGTTTGGTCGGCTAAACCCGGTGCATACCGGTGGGCCAATGCAGGTGAGCATCGCCTTTGCTGAAGCTAACGTGAGAGGCTATCCGTATACCATGGACGGCACCCTTCGGCAGGAAGTGTTTAGTCGTCGCGGTGGGATGTATTTTGGCATCAAACACTTGCTGAACTATCCAGCAAATTATCCGCAGTCCATTTATCGGTTCGCTGATTTCAACGCAGGACGGTATGCCAGCCGGAACGCGGCGTTCCAGCGTGCCGTGAGTCGTCTGACAGGGATTAAGCTGGCGCTGGATGGCGATTTAATCAACTACCGTTCGGATAAAGCCAGCGCTACGGAGCTAGCGGTGCGTGCGTTGGGGAAACGTCTGGACATGAGCGAGAGTGCAATTCGTCGTGCGCTGGAGAAGGGCAATAGCCTCGATTTTGAAGACACCAGCCTGTATGAACGCGTTTTTGCGCTAGTGGATAAGTCGGGCACGAAAGCGCCGCGCGCCATCCTGCCGGGGATTACGCTGGAAAGTCCGAAAATCACCCGCAAACTCACTACGGCATGGTTTGCCCAACGTGTTGATGAGCGCCGTCAGCGGTGCCTGGTGAGAGCCAAATAG
- a CDS encoding S66 family peptidase, which yields MSIRFPPKLVPGDLIAITAPSSGVPQHLHARLELAIKNLRAKGFRVREGECLRTQHKNKSASKTSRAKELMCYLTDHEVKAVMPPWGGDLAIELLELLDFNRLAKTEPKWFVGFSDLSTFHFPLTTLSGWATVHGPNLMDLGAKELDPTTQAIWNILESDRGTVVKQHASTAFQIDENQWGTATDAGFNLTQKTRWKHLDGTTSSAYFQGRLIGGCLDIISRLAGTPFGNLSLFRAQHHDEGIILYFENVEMNPCELTRALFSLRLQGWFNDLKGVLIGRSAAPDVSDPTQQHYLDALRSALGDLTIPVLYDVDIGHIPPQMSLVNGARASVVFTENGGSITQLL from the coding sequence ATGAGTATCCGCTTCCCCCCCAAACTGGTTCCAGGAGATCTGATTGCTATAACTGCGCCATCATCTGGTGTCCCTCAACATTTGCATGCTCGACTGGAACTCGCCATAAAAAACCTAAGGGCAAAAGGATTTAGAGTCCGTGAGGGGGAATGCTTACGCACCCAGCATAAAAATAAAAGTGCCAGCAAAACGTCACGAGCAAAAGAGCTGATGTGTTACCTAACCGACCATGAGGTAAAGGCCGTTATGCCACCATGGGGAGGTGATTTGGCCATCGAATTACTTGAGCTACTAGATTTCAATCGGTTAGCAAAAACCGAACCTAAATGGTTTGTTGGATTTTCAGATCTCAGTACATTTCATTTCCCACTGACTACGCTTTCTGGTTGGGCAACGGTACATGGACCTAACCTCATGGATCTTGGTGCCAAAGAGCTAGATCCCACCACGCAAGCCATATGGAATATTTTGGAGAGCGACCGGGGAACGGTAGTTAAACAACACGCATCAACTGCGTTTCAAATTGATGAAAATCAATGGGGTACCGCAACCGATGCGGGTTTTAATCTGACGCAAAAGACAAGGTGGAAGCACCTTGATGGAACCACTTCTTCTGCCTATTTTCAGGGACGCCTAATTGGTGGATGCCTGGATATCATATCAAGGTTAGCGGGTACCCCATTCGGTAACCTATCTTTGTTTAGGGCACAGCATCACGACGAAGGAATCATTCTGTATTTTGAAAACGTGGAAATGAACCCTTGTGAGCTAACGCGAGCATTATTTAGCTTACGCTTACAGGGTTGGTTCAATGACTTGAAAGGTGTTCTGATAGGCAGAAGTGCAGCACCAGACGTAAGTGACCCCACACAACAACATTATTTAGACGCTTTACGTTCTGCTCTCGGGGATCTCACTATTCCTGTGCTGTATGATGTGGACATTGGCCATATCCCCCCTCAAATGTCACTCGTCAATGGTGCAAGAGCGAGTGTGGTATTCACTGAAAATGGCGGCTCCATCACTCAGTTGTTGTAA
- the aspA gene encoding aspartate ammonia-lyase has translation MSTNIRIEEDLLGTREVPADAYYGIHTLRAIENFYISNSTISDIPEFVRAMVMVKKAAALANKELQTIPRKIADTILQACDEVLNNGKCLDQFPVDVYQGGAGTSVNMNTNEVLANIGLELMGHQKGEYQYLNPNDHLNKCQSTNDAYPTGFRIAVYTSILKLVEAITQLSDGFERKAKEFENILKMGRTQLQDAVPMTLGQEFHAFNVLLKEENRNLLRTAELLLEVNLGATAIGTRLNTPDEYQKLAVQHLAKVSGLPCVPAEDLIEATSDCGAYVMMHSALKRVAVKMSKICNDLRLLSSGPRTGLNEINLPELQAGSSIMPAKVNPVVPEVVNQVCFKVIGNDTCVTMAAEAGQLQLNVMEPVIGQAMFESIQILSSACYNLLEKCVNGITANKDVCEAYVFNSIGIVTYLNPFIGHHNGDIVGKICAETGKSVREVVLERGLLTEEQLDDIFSIQNLMHPAYKAKRYTDENEAV, from the coding sequence ATGTCAACGAATATCCGTATTGAAGAAGACCTGTTAGGTACCCGTGAAGTCCCTGCTGATGCCTATTATGGTATCCATACGCTGCGTGCGATTGAGAACTTTTATATCAGCAATAGCACCATCAGCGATATTCCAGAATTTGTCCGCGCTATGGTAATGGTAAAAAAAGCGGCCGCGCTGGCGAATAAAGAACTGCAAACCATCCCACGTAAAATTGCTGATACCATTCTGCAAGCCTGTGATGAAGTACTGAATAACGGTAAATGCCTGGACCAATTCCCTGTCGATGTCTATCAGGGCGGCGCGGGTACGTCAGTCAACATGAACACCAACGAAGTGCTGGCGAATATCGGTCTGGAGCTGATGGGTCACCAGAAAGGTGAATACCAATACCTCAACCCGAACGACCACCTGAACAAATGCCAGTCCACCAACGATGCTTACCCAACCGGCTTCCGCATCGCGGTATACACCTCTATCCTGAAACTGGTTGAAGCGATTACCCAACTGAGTGATGGCTTTGAGCGCAAAGCAAAAGAGTTCGAAAACATCCTGAAAATGGGCCGTACCCAGTTGCAAGACGCCGTACCGATGACCCTTGGTCAAGAATTCCACGCGTTCAACGTGCTGCTGAAAGAAGAAAACCGTAACCTGCTGCGCACCGCTGAGCTGCTGCTGGAAGTGAACCTGGGCGCTACCGCCATCGGTACACGTTTGAACACGCCGGATGAGTACCAGAAACTGGCCGTTCAACATTTGGCAAAAGTCAGCGGCCTGCCTTGCGTACCAGCTGAAGACCTGATCGAAGCAACCTCCGACTGTGGTGCTTACGTGATGATGCACAGCGCCCTGAAACGCGTCGCAGTTAAAATGTCGAAGATCTGTAACGACCTGCGCCTGCTGTCTTCCGGCCCGCGTACTGGCCTGAACGAAATCAACCTGCCAGAATTGCAGGCAGGCTCATCCATCATGCCAGCCAAAGTTAACCCGGTTGTACCAGAAGTCGTCAATCAGGTGTGCTTCAAAGTGATCGGCAACGATACCTGCGTCACCATGGCGGCAGAAGCAGGCCAGTTGCAGTTGAACGTGATGGAACCGGTTATCGGGCAGGCCATGTTCGAATCCATCCAGATTCTGTCCAGCGCCTGCTACAACCTGCTGGAAAAATGCGTCAACGGCATCACCGCCAACAAAGACGTGTGTGAAGCTTACGTCTTCAACTCTATCGGTATCGTGACCTACCTGAACCCGTTCATCGGCCACCATAACGGCGATATCGTCGGAAAGATCTGTGCCGAAACCGGTAAGAGCGTGCGTGAAGTGGTGCTGGAGCGCGGCCTGCTGACCGAAGAACAGCTGGACGACATTTTCTCCATCCAGAACCTGATGCACCCGGCCTACAAAGCCAAACGCTACACCGACGAAAACGAAGCCGTTTAA